The Episyrphus balteatus chromosome 4, idEpiBalt1.1, whole genome shotgun sequence genome includes a window with the following:
- the LOC129919408 gene encoding kelch-like protein 2: MQEQKSSTPINHLNNYTTKLCVKLLTFSENGQFSDICIISSDGIKFNAHKCVLSAASDYFMAMFGGSLKESSSTEVKIHEINGKVLQLVLTFLYTGQIQLQSDTMKDILRAATFFQIQPLITECYNSMAENLDAKNCLEIALFANQHELLELYKKATKFASLNFEKICKENDILQLDEHQLGEIISSEELCVSSEEIVYLNLIKWMEHDKLNREQSAIKLLSRIRYWLLSPNFIKEHRSKLPKQMECFDMVCTWLEWHLLPECQKNTPMAFSKPIKPGLLFVGGGKIQTYDDKLNIWTIESFQNLPTSFMNVVAAKYKLIFAILSSRTLLSFDLQTHEVTNLPSRNGQSEYNGMVMLNDELYVFSKNSRLVEKFNFSTYKWHNVTPMNTIFVNPKAAIDDGNLYVVSSESSFMDIFSHATNDWTSKAVKDIPKLGFGFTEANGNLFIVGGREEIKSRYITKNNYFKKVQIYDQFVSMWKNFDEMKFALAEMYCTSWNKQLITCGGMDDTSTYLNLVQAYYPINFNYQSKYKWKTLSPLIEYKPNTSYGLVAIN; encoded by the coding sequence ATGCAAGAACAAAAATCTTCTACTCCGATCAACCATCTTAACAATTATACCACGAAATTATGTGTAAAACTTCTCACATTCAGTGAGAATGGACAATTTTCAGATATTTGCATCATTTCTTCCGATGGTATAAAATTCAATGCACACAAATGTGTCCTGTCAGCAGCAAGTGATTATTTCATGGCAATGTTTGGCGGTAGTTTAAAGGAATCCTCATCTACTGAAGTTAAAATTCACGAGATAAATGGAAAAGTCTTGCAACTTGTACTCACATTTTTGTACACCGGGCAAATCCAACTTCAAAGTGACACGATGAAGGATATTTTGAGAGCTGCAACATTTTTCCAAATTCAACCTCTTATCACGGAGTGTTATAATTCAATGGCGGAAAATTTAGAcgcaaaaaattgtttggaaatAGCATTGTTTGCTAATCAACACGAATTGCTTGAACTCTACAAGAAAGCCACCAAATTTGCAAgtttgaatttcgaaaaaatctgCAAGGAAAATGACATTCTTCAGCTCGATGAACATCAATTGGGTGAAATTATTTCAAGTGAAGAGCTTTGTGTAAGCTCGGAAGAGATAGTTTATTTAAATCTGATCAAATGGATGGAGCACGACAAATTGAATCGGGAACAAAGTGCCATCAAATTGTTGTCCAGAATTCGTTACTGGCTTTTAAGTCCGAATTTTATCAAAGAACACAGATCCAAGCTACCGAAGCAAATGGAATGTTTTGACATGGTTTGCACTTGGCTTGAATGGCATTTACTACCCGAGTGTCAAAAAAACACACCAATGGCATTCTCCAAACCCATAAAACCTGGCCTTCTATTTGTGGGTGGTGGAAAAATACAAACGTATGATGATAAACTTAACATTTGGACAATCGAGTCATTTCAAAATCTACCAACTTCTTTTATGAATGTTGTAGCGGCCAAATATAAGCTTATTTTTGCCATATTATCTTCTAGAACTTTATTATCCTTCGATCTTCAGACACACGAAGTCACAAACTTACCTAGCAGGAATGGACAAAGTGAATATAACGGCATGGTCATGCTAAATGATGAATTATATGTTTTTAGCAAAAACTCACGTCTTGTAGAGAAATTCAACTTTTCCACTTATAAATGGCACAACGTAACTCCgatgaatacaatttttgtgaATCCCAAAGCTGCTATTGACGATGGAAACTTGTATGTAGTTAGTTCTGAGTCTTCCTTTATGGATATCTTTAGTCATGCAACGAACGATTGGACATCAAAGGCTGTTAAAGATATTCCAAAGTTGGGGTTTGGATTTACAGAAGCTAATGGAAATCTTTTCATAGTTGGTGGTAGAGAAGAAATTAAATCCAGATACATTACaaagaacaattattttaagaagGTTCAAATATACGATCAATTCGTTTCTATGTGGAAAAATTTCGATGAAATGAAATTTGCCTTAGCTGAAATGTATTGTACATCTTGGAATAAACAATTGATTACTTGCGGTGGCATGGACGACACTTCTACGTATTTGAATTTGGTGCAAGCATATTACcctattaattttaattatcaaAGTAAATATAAGTGGAAAACATTGTCCCCATTGATTGAATACAAACCTAATACTTCTTACGGTCTTGTAGCAATTAACTGA